In Gallus gallus isolate bGalGal1 chromosome Z, bGalGal1.mat.broiler.GRCg7b, whole genome shotgun sequence, one DNA window encodes the following:
- the LOC121108319 gene encoding adenylate cyclase type 10-like, whose product MAPIAILKRSKQLQTAKRNSSVHIHSCVSTATLPSGSVLALQRTAKHLILCRIKADTSAWTPTLRAYRLRAPATGPAPSRDEALITTAKHSTVTATAKRRNSTQSQPAQAACAHALPALPLLSQLPSGTGSRLAVPEASRSPGNSPGPLPAGGSGCSFGRPSERPWAHCAAWSGGRLVLVPRSGARSSCSEVPRYHRALTMASAWERKYYYSDLGKKVVLLPSLLLREEFKDIGYPMIFEGVLLLADVSGFTALAEKCIQQSGPERGAEEMVQTLNAYMGDILEQVLAFGGDILKFAGDAMLVLWRAAGPQLPTAINLALQCCRKVQKKYGTYDTHSGLKLHLKIGISAGMLSFMSVRGGDRQYFFVCSGALDEVVKAQKLSAAHEVVLSQTCWELCDQQRIRAKPLAGKGAVKVVGMRRLARREWKDAVVQLSSARGERHLKGTGLRRPTLRMCDDSELAARLEKYLSTAVLRKLREDVPLELCSELRPVTSLFVHLKFADRINAIELSSSLGDCSNTISGIISPHKGEINKTLLFDKGCTFLCVFGFPGEKLAHEITHALECAMQIFHMTSMGLRKLQLVSVGVSSGAAFCGFTGHPERFEHTGRAPLS is encoded by the exons ATGGCTCCCATTGCAATCCTGAAACGGAGCAAGCAATTACaaactgcaaagagaaacagtTCTGTGCACATCCACAGCTGTGTGTCAACAGCCACGCTTCCGTCTGGGAGCGTGCTGGCTTTGCAAAGGACTGCCAAGCACCTGATTCTGTGCAGAATTAAAGCAGACACCTCAGCGTGGACTCCGACTCTGCGCGCTTACCGGCTGCGTGCACCGGCCACCGGCCCAGCCCCCAGTCGGGATGAGGCGCTCATCACgactgcaaaacacagcaccgTAACAGCCACCGCAAAGAGAAGGAACTCCACCCAGTCACAGCCAGCACAAGCAGCCTGCGCGCACGCGCTGCCCGCCCTTCCGTTGCTCAGCCAGCTGCCGTCGGGGACCGGGTCCCGGCTCGCCGTGCCTGAGGCGTCTCGGAGTCCTGGGAACAGCCCTGGGCCGCTCCCTGCCGGGGGAAGCGGCTGCTCTTTCGGCCGCCCCTCAGAGCGGCCCTGGGCTCACTGTGCCGCCTGGAGCGGTGGGCGTCTCGTCCTCGTCCCTCGCAGCGGGGCACGGTCGTCTTGTTCTGAGGTACCCCGGTACCACAGGGCGCTGACAATGGCTTCTGCTTGGGAGAGGAAGTACTACTACTCCGATCTGGGGAAGAAAGTGGTGCTTCTCCCCAGCCTCCTTCTCCGTGAGGAGTTCAAAGACATTGGTTACCCCATGATTTTTGAGGGAGTGCTGCTCCTGGCCGATGTCTCAG GTTTCACTGCCTTGGCAGAGAAGTGCATCCAGCAGAGCGGCCCAgagagaggagctgaggagaTGGTGCAAACCCTCAACGCCTACATGGGTGACATTCTGGAAC AGGTGCTGGCTTTTGGAGGAGACATCCTGAAGTTTGCAG GGGATGCCATGCTggtgctgtggagagcagcagggcctCAGCTGCCTACGGCCATCAACCTggcgctgcagtgctgcaggaaggtcCAGAAGAAGTACGGCACTTATGACACGCACAGTGGTCTCAAGCTCCACCTGAAGATAG GGATCTCCGCCGGGATGCTCTCCTTCATGTCCGTCAGAGGCGGGGATCGTCAGTACTTCTTCGTCTGCAGCGGAGCCCTGGACGAAGTTGTCAAGGCCCAAAAGCTTTCGGCTGCCCATGAGGTAGTGCTGTCACAgacctgctgggagctgtgtgatCAGCAGCGAATCAGGGCCAAGCCTCTTGCTGGCAAAGGGGCCGTGAAG GTTGTGGGAATGAGGCGCTTAGCTCGCCGAGAATGGAAAGATGCTGTAGtccagctgagcagtgccagaggGGAGAGGCATTTGAAAGGGACGG GCCTCCGAAGGCCGACTCTTAGGATGTGCGATGATTCTGAACTGGCAGCGAGGCTGGAGAAGTACTTATCGACAGCTGTTCTCCGGAAG cttCGTGAGGACGTGCcgctggagctgtgctctgagctacGGCCCGTCACCAGCCTCTTTGTCCATCTGAAGTTTGCTGACAGGATCAACGCAAtcgagctcagcagcagcctcgGTGACTGCAGCAACACGATTTCAGGCATCATCAGCCCTCACAAGGGTGAAATCAACAAAACTCTTCTGTTTGACAAA ggctgcacCTTCCTCTGCGTGTTTGGATTTCCTGGAGAAAAGCTGGCCCACGAGATCACCCACGCCTTGGAATGCGCTATGCAGATCTTCCACATGACCTCCATGGGCCTGAGAAAACTCCA